A window of Flammeovirga kamogawensis genomic DNA:
TCGGACAAAACCATATTGCTCCAAGTGATGATTTATTAGAAACGAATGAAGAATATAAGTTTAAACCTACTGACGCCCCTCTTATTAATTCTGTGAAACTAACTGGTAGAACAGAAAAAGGATTAGGTATTGGTATTTTAAACTCAATTACTAACGAATCTTTTGGTATTATAGAGGATACGCTTACAGGAGAAAGACGTGAAGTAAAAGCCGACCCTCTAACAAATTTCAATATTATCTCTATTGAACAAAACTTGGCCAACAATTCTAAAGTAGGTTTTATGAACAGCAATGTTTATAGAGGTGAAGGATATAAAAATTCGAATGTAACTTCTGGTGATTTTAGTTTATTTGATCGTACAAATACTTATAGAATACGTGGTTTTGGAGGAGTAAGTCAGGAGTTTAAACCATTGCTTGATAATACTGCTGAAGACGAAGAATTAAAAATTATTGGGTATCGCTATGACATTGGAGGTGGAAAAGTAAGTGGAAAATGGAGGTATTGGGCATCTACTAATGTTGAATCTGATAAATACAATCCTAACGACATGGGTTTTAACGGTTCTAATAATGCAATAAATATCAGAACAAATGCTTCTTACAACATCTATCAAGCAAAAGGAATATATCAAAGATACTGGGCAAGAGTAGGTTATGACGAGAACTGGCTTTATAACCCAAGATCATTTATGTCTAGAAGAGTTTGGGCCGATGGTGATATGCTTTTCAAGAATTTCTGGAGTGTTTACATGAACATAGCTACAACACCTCAAGTAAGTTATGATTATTTCGGACCAAGAGAAGAAGGCTATAGATTTAAGCAATTACCATCACAAGATGGTGGTATTACTATTAATTCTGATGGCAGAAAAAAATATTCTATGAGTTTTAGAACAAGTTTTTGGCAACGTCCAGAATTTGATCAATTTGATGACTTCTATAGGTATGGGCAAACATACCGTATGACAGATAAATTTGAGCTAAACCATACGATCTCATGGAATAACCAAAGAAATGAGAAAGGTTACGTAACTACAGTAAAAGATGACAATGACGTTGTTGAAGATGTAATTTACGGTAATAGAGATGTGACTACACTAGAAAATAACTTTTGGACACAATATACTTTCACTAATAAAATGTTTTTAAAACTACGTTTAAGACATTATTGGAGACAAGTAAATTATCAAAATTTTTATGACCTTACTAAAGACGGAGAATTATTAACTTCTGACTATTCAGATATTAATGATGATGGAGAAAAAGAACATGACACCAACTACAATACTTTTAATATGGAAGTATCATACAGTTGGGAATTTTTACCTGGTAGTTTTTTCACCGCTATGTGGAGAAATCAATTAGGTTCTTCTTCTCATAATTCGCATTATGCATTCAACAATAATATGAAAGAACTTTGGAGTGAAGCTCAAGTAAATACTTTATCACTAAGAGTAATGTACTTCCTAGATTATCAACAAGTAAAAAAAGGATTCTCAAGAATGTAAGTCTAAAAAATTAAAAGGTTTATAAAGAAATTGAAGAAGGTAAAACTAAAATTACCTTCTTTTTTTTGCCCAAACTGATCAATTAAGTCTTTTTTTAATCAATTTATCAATTTTTTACCCTCTAAACGAACGTATGTTACTTTTCAAATTCAAAATAATCTATAAATTAGGCTTCGCAAAAATGCTTATTGAGAATAGTGCGAAATCTTAATTTTAAATCACATAACTGAAGAAGCCATTTTTTTAATTGGCTTCGTTTTATATAACGAACAAATGACTGAAATCTCTAGCATTGCCTCTGAGGTAAGAAAACGTTCAAAGAAACTACTTAAATTATTAGGGGAAGATCTTCATGAAAAAGAAGATGTTCTATCATTAGCATTACTAAGTGCAATAGCTGGGGAAAGTATTTTCATGCTAGGCCCTCCAGGTGTGGGTAAAAGTATGATTGCCCGTCGACTAAAATACGCTTTTAAAGGTGGCGACTCTTTTGAATATTTAATGAACAGATTTAGTACTCCTGATGAAATATTTGGGCCTATATCTATATCAAAATTAAGTAAAGAAGATAAATACGAACGTCTTACAGACAACTACCTTCCTGGATCATCAGTTGTATTTCTTGATGAAATTTGGAAAGCTGGTCCATCAATTCAGAACGCATTACTTACCGTTCTAAATGAAAAAGTATTTAGAAATGGAGAGCAAGAAATTGAGGTTAAAGTACACGCATTATTATCTGCATCAAACGAGCTCCCTGCTAAAGGTGAAGGATTAGAAGCAATTTGGGATAGATTTTTAGTTAGAGTTTTTGTTGATAGAATTATTGATGAGCAAAAATTCTTTGACATGATCACTTCTTCTAAACTTACTAACCCTGTAGTAAGCGAAGATGTAAAATTTGATGAAGAAGAAGTAGACGATTGGAGTACTGTTATTGATCAAGTAAAAATACCTCAAGAAGTATTGAGTGTTATTTCTATTGTCAGAAAATATATTGAACGCTATAATCAATCTACCGGAACGGAAGTAGAAAAAAACATCTATGTATCTGATCGTCGTTGGCATAAAATTGTCCGATTATTAAGAACTTCTGCTTTTATGAACGGACGTTCAAAAGTTGATTTATCAGACTGCTTCCTAATATCTAACTGTATTTGGAATTCTCCAGATCAAATTGATATGGTAAGGCAATGGGTTACAAGATCTGTTCAGAAATACGGTTGGAGTGCAAAATACAGTATGGATACTGTTAAAGCTCAACTAGACAATTACGCACAAATTGTTGAAGAAAAAACAAAAGTAGAAAAAGAATTATTGGTTGAAGCTCCTCATTTAATTGATGGAGAATACTATCAAATTGATGGCTTTTCTAGCCTTAATAACCGTATCCTTGCAGACGATTTTGAAATGCTTGGTCGAGGTGCATCAGATGTTATGCTCTATACATCTACAGGAAGAACAGAACCTTTTACAGTTGGTAGAATTTCTGATACTGAAATTGAAGTACGCCTAGATTTTGAGTACCATAAGTACAAATTAAAATCTACAAAAGAACATAAAGTAGGAAAAGTCTCTGTCCAAGTTACTGATGATATAAAATCTAATTTAAATAGAGAAGCAGATCAATTATTAAATTATTTGGATAAAATTTCTCATGAAATTGAAGAGATGAGACATAGTAGAGAAGAAGGTGTTGGTAAGAATATATTCTTATCAGAAAACTGGAGATCTTTAATTGATGAAAGTTTAAATGACCTCTGGAAACAAGTACTGAATTATAAACTTCAGACAGAAAAATTAAAACGTAGTTATGGCGGATAAGACATCTTTTGATGAGATTGAGAAATTTCAGATGTTTTCTTCTTTAGGTGATTCTGAAGATCGAAATATTTTAGGTTCATACCTTACTGAAGTGGCAAAAGGGCATACTTTAAAATTTAAAAACTCTGATTTTTCCGATACCGCTCTCGGCTACAAACACATCATTGATGATATCTTAGAAACTCCAGGATTACAAGATTCTATACAAAGACATGCTTCTTTAAGGGAGCATGTTGTAAAAGAGTTAGTCACTCATATTGTCGAAATATCAGAAACTACCTCTTCTCCTCCACCCGCTCAACGCCAAAAGAAAAAATTTACTTTACCTTTTGGAATGCGACCTGGTAACTCAAGCGGAGATAAAGGTAAATCATCTAAAAGTACCTTTTCTAAAATAATGGAAAGTGTTAGGAAGATGTTGGGAGGTAAAATGCAAAAACGTCAAGATGATTTGCGTAAAAAACTCAGTGATAATGCTTCTAAATTCGATAAATCGCAACAATTGATTAGTCAATTGATGGATCACCTCGGTTTAGGTTTTGAAAAAGCAAAAGGTAAATGGCAAAGTACGGGATTTGAAGTATTATCTAGGTATGACCGCTTACTTGAAGACGAAGAAATGCTAAAAGAACTTGTAGACCTCCTTGGTAGATATGCAAGTGCTGAATTAGAAGAAGAAAGAGAACAATTAGAAGAAATATCTATTCAACCCTTTAGAAGAAACTTTACACACGGTAAAGAATCACTAATTGGTGTTCATGAAAGTGATGACCTCTCTCAAATTCTACCTGCTGAGGCAGCCCTTTTAGGAAACGAAAAAACAGAACTTATTTTCTATAAAAAATTTGTAGAACATAAGCTTCAAACTTTTGAGTTAAAAGCAGAAGATACTCCCCCCAAAATTGATCAAGGTACTCAAACACAAAAAACAAGTACTAAAGAAGATGTAATGGGGCCAGTTATCTTGTGTGTAGATACAAGTGCATCCATGTTAGGTAAACCAGAGCAAATTTCTAAAACGCTATGCTTTGCTATAATGAAAATGGCTCTAGAAAATAAAAGAGCCTGTGTTCTCTTTTCTTTTGGTGCTTCTGAACAAGAGATTAGAAAAATTGACTTGAGTAACTTACAAGATGGTTTGGAACCTCTTATTCAATTTTTATCAATGTCTTTCAGTGCCGGAACAAATGCAGGTCCTGCTTTACACAAAGCCATTGATGAAATGCAAACAGAAGCATATAGTAAATCTGATCTGATTTTAATTACTGACGGTAAGATTCCTGAGTTTGAAACAAGTGTATTACATAAACTCCGAAAAGCTCAATCTAAGGATAGTCGTTTCTTTGCGGTTACTTTTGGAGCCGAAAATGCTCCAGAACTTAAACCCTTTGATATAGTTTGGAAATACCGAGCCAGTAGGAAAGATAGTTTGCTTGAGTTTGCAAAAAAAATCAAGAAATTAAAGCGAAAAAAATAATAAACTAAAGATCAAGTAATTAATGAGAAAGTATTCATTTAATTACTTGATCTTTTTATTTTTAGTCAATTTGACCCTAATTTTAGTACTAGTAAATTTACCCCTTTACTCTTTTAATTACCCTATTTTAAAATACTTTACTTACAACTTACACTTATGATTTTTTACAGATTGTCTTTACTCTCAATTCTGTGTGTATGTATTACTGTATCTTCAACTAATTCATGGGCGATATCAATAAATAACAAAACTCCAGAAGAAAAGACGGAGAAAAGAGTGATGTCGCAAAAAGATTACTTATCACAATATGGTTACTTTGCTGTAATCTCGATGCACAAATACAACATTCCTGCAAGTATAATAATTGCCCAAGGAATGCTAGAATCAGCTTATGGAAATAGTTCTTTTTCTAAAATATCCAATAATCATTTTGGAATTAAATGTGGAGAACAATGGAAAGGAAATTCTATTACACATCAAGACGATTCGCCTGAAGAATGCTTTCGTTCTTATTCATCGGTTTATGCCTCTTTTGAGGATCATGGTAAATTTTTAAAATCTAGGATATGGTATAATAGTCTATTTATGCTAGACCCTACAGATTATAAAAGTTGGGCACGTGGGTTACAACAAGCAGGATATGCTACAGACCCAAGGTATGCAGAAAAATTAATTGATATTATTGAAAGATATAATCTAAGTCAACTCGACGAGATGCCACTAATATAATATCTATTTTTTATCAGGTACTTCTTGATGTGTTGGGGTAGTATTAACAACATCAAAAAGTTTATATAAAGAAGCCTTCATCTTTCTTTCTAAGAATGGGTAAGGCTCTTTTTTTCTTGAAACATACACAAAAGAGATGGCTTCTATCACTTGTTGTTGTGAAGAATCTTCTTTAGGCTGTAAGATGGTTTTATTTAAACGATAAGCCTCTTTAATCTGCCTTTTTATCCTATTACGATCTGTGGCATTTTTAAAGCTTCGTTTAGAAACTGAAATTAAAACTTTAGGAGGGATATGGATTTTAGATACATCTGTTGATAATGTATAATACACCTTATACGGAAAAGAAAAAACAGATTGTCCTGATTTGAACATCTGCTCTATTGTACTTTTACTCTTTAGATGCTCGCACTTTGGGAAAGTGGGACGATCATACGTAGGTAAAGGTGAGTGCTCCATAAGAATTGATATGTGATTAAACACATTATTTTGATAGGTCTATAAACAAAAAAGTGAAGGTTCGTCGTACTTGCTGCCGCCGAACCTTCAGCTTTTGACCTATGCGCGGGCTTCCGCGAGGTGCAAATGCACCTCACAGAGACGCATGGATAAAAGCTGCTTACGTAAAGTAATTACGCGTTAGCGGCAGCTTTTTGTTTTTTTGCAACAAGGCGTTCAGCTTTTTGAACTTGACCTTTGTTGTAATTTAATTTCTCTTGTTTAGACAAGATCTTTTTTGCGACACGAGTTTTCATCACATTAAATTTTTAGTGTTCTGAAACACACTCTACTTTAGAGTGCTATCTACGCCTTATGTTTTCTAGAATCAGAAACTGTAAGGCTTTTTCTTCCTTTTTTTCTTCTCGCTGCAAGAACGTTACGTCCGTTTGCTGAAAGCATTCTTTGACGGAAACCATGCTTGTTTCTTCTCTTGCGGCTTGAAGGTTGAAATGTTCTTTTCATCGTACTATGTAAGATTAGAATTTTTCGGCTTGCAAAAGTAATCATACTTAAGCAAAATGGCAAACCGAATTCACTGCATTACTCACTTTTTTAGCTAAACAGCTTGATTTTCAGTAGCATTAACAAAAACAGCAACTATAAAAGTTCATTAATAGGCTGATTATGTCAGTTTTACATAAAAATCAATTTAATGCTATTAACATCATTAAATAAATAAATTTATAACCCCACTGTTCAAAACAGTAGAATTAAACATAAATCCGATTTTTCATCGAGGGGCAAAGATACTACTTTATATATTCTTATCGTAATATGATTATAAAAAACATCCTTTTAATGTCTTTATATTCACTTTTAATCACTATTCTTAACAGATTTCCAGTATCTATTATTAAAATGATTGATAAACTTACGTCTACAGCATTACAAGTAAACAACTGACTGTCCGATAATTAATCATTTATTTTTGAACAGCACTTTAATTCCCATCATTAAAAAGACAATACCAGAACATTTATTTAAATATGTATTAAACTTTTTATTACTTCTTAATTTTCTTGAGAAAAGTGTTGAAAAATATGTAATTATAAGAAACCACACTACTCCTATAAATGCATAGACACTACCTAAAATAAGAAATGGCAATGCATTACCTATTGCCTCTTCTTTTATAAATTGAGGAAAAAATGATAAAAAGAAAAGTGCCACTTTAGGGTTTAACACATTTGTAACTACTCCATTAAAAAAGTGCTCCTTATTAGACTTTTGCTCTTTACCTTTACCTAAATCAATATTTAATTCTTTCTTATTTACTAAGCTACTTATACCCAAGTAAAATAAGTAGGCTGCTCCGCAGTATTTTATTAATTGAAATGCAATTGCAGACTGAGTAATAATAATAGACAGTCCCATTGCAGCTAAAAAAGTATGAACCATCACTCCTACATTTATTCCTAATGTAGAATACACGCCTATTGTTTTACCTTCACTAATGGCTTTATTTAAAACAAAAATAGTATCAATACCTGGTGTCATTACAAAAATTAAAGCTGTAACAACAAATACATCTAAGTGAATAATATCTTGCATAATTAAAATTTTAAGTATAAAAAAGTGGCCTCAACACCTTTTAATAGATGATGAGGCCACTTAAACTATATTTTTAGATATTTATTTTACTAACGCTAGAGCTTTATCAATATCATTTACAATTTTATAAAAATCTTCTGATTGTTCTACAAAATCATGTTCCGACATTTTTACTCTTAGAAGAGGTCCTTCGTAAGTATCTATCCATTCATTATATAAAGTATTCAAATTTCTTAAATACTCTTCTGGTATAGATTGTTCGTAACTTCTTCCTCGTTTTAATATCTGTGAGTTTAAACGATCATAATCCGTATCAAGGTAGATTAATAAATCGGGTTTTGGCAATTGGGAGGACATTGTTGTAAAAAGCTTCCAATACGACTCAAAATCCCTATCATCCATCTGACCGGAAGTATGTAGGTTTCTTGCAAAAATATATGCGTTTTCATCAAAAGAACGATCTTGTACAATTGGGGTTTTACTAGATCTAATTTCTACAGCTTGCTGAAAACTATTATCTAAAAAACGAACTTGAGTATGGAAAGCCCATCTTCTCATATCCGTATAAAAATCTTCTAAGTAAGGATTGTCGGCCGTACTTTCATATTCTGCTATCCATCCAAAATGTTCTGAAAGCATTTTTGTTAAAGTCGTTTTACCCGATCCTATATTTCCTGCGATAGCAACGTACTGCATATTGTATGGCAACACCTAAAAGTGTTCTTTTTTTTGATTGATAATAAAAGAGGTTTATGCTACTAATTTAAAAAAGAGCATATAAATAGTGTATACTAATTGAATAACATACACTATCTAGAAATCGTTAATTCTATTAAGAATTATACACGAGCTTTTGCTGCTTGCAATTCAGCATCAATACTTCCAATAATTTGATCAAAATCAGCTTTGTTCTCAACAAAGTCTAGATCTTCCATATCAATTACTAATAGTTTACCTTGATCATAATTAGAAATCCACTCTTCGTAAAATTCATTTAATCCTGTAAGGTAAGCTCTAGATATACTTTGTTCATATTCACGCCCACGTTTACGAATGTGATCTATTAATTGAGGAACAGATGTACGTAAATAAATTAATAAATCTGGTGCAGGTGCATGATCTGTTACAGAATTAAATACTTTATTAAAGCATTCTTGATCTCTATCAGTCAAGTGTCCGTCATTATTTAACTGACGAGCAAATATATGAGCGTCTTCATAAATAGAGCGATCTTGGATAATTGGAGCATCATTTTTAGATACTTCCATTACCTGACGGAATCTGCTATTTAAGAAATATACTTGTAAAGGGAATGCCCAACGGGACATATCCTCATAAAAATCTTCTAAGTATGGGTTATCATCTGCACTTTCGTATCTAGGTTCCCAACCAAAATGCTCTGCTAACTTACCTGTTAATGTTGTTTTGCCACTGCCTATATTTCCGGCGATTGCTATGTACATAATTAAAATATTTTATTCAATTGAGTAATTAGATCATTGAGCCCATTGGCGACTTTCTGATACGCATTGCTGATTCGATTGCAGATGCTATTCTTTCAAAATCATGTGGGTTATTTACAAAATCCACATCATTTACATCTACAACTAATAAACCACCTTTATCATAATTACCAATCCACTCTTCGTACAATTCATTTAAGTTAGAAAGGTATTCTGAAGGGATAGATTGTTCGTAATCACGACCTCTTTTTTGAATATTTTTATGAAGCTTTTCAACATCTGCTCTTAAATAAATTAATAAATGAGGAGCATTTGCTTTATTTTCATATAATTTCGATAAAGCTGTATAGTTTTCGAAATCACGTTGATTAATTAACCCAGAGCGTCTTAAGTTCTCTGTAAAAACATAAGTTCCTTCGTAAAGACTTCTGTCTTGAATAACCGGATTATCTACTGTTGCTTCCTGAATTTGTTCAAAACGGTGATTTAAGAAATAGGTTTGCAAGTGAAAAGCCCATTTTTCCATGTCTTCGTAAAAATCCTCTAGGTAAGGATTATTAGTTGTACTTTCAAACAATGCTCTCCAACCAAAACGGTCTGAAAGCAGTTGGGTTAAAGTGGTTTTTCCACATCCTATGTTTCCGGCTATTGCTATATACATGAATTATAAACTCTGAAGTATGAAGTAATAAAGATTGACAGCACAAGCCCATCAATCAAGTGGTGCAAATATATAGTATTTAAAAAAGGATTCCACTCATTAATAATAGAAAGACTGTTAACAACAGACTGAACAATTACTAACAATTGATTTTCAAATAATTGCTATTTAAAAAACATATAAAGCAATGCAAATATACCTACTAATATAGCAGCTCTAATTAAGATAGGTTTACGCTCTGTTCTCCTGGCTCTTTCTTTTGAAAATGAGATACTTCTTTCTAATCCTTCTGCACTTTTCTCTTTATTCCCTTGGTCGGTATATTTTTCTCTTAGTGCTTTTATTCTTGCGTCTCTTTCTTCTTTTTCAGCATCGTAGTGTCTAGTGGTAAAATTAAATGTGCGATACTGGAGAAGCTTGAAAAATGGTGCTCTTTTCATCTTCTTTATTATTTATTTTTTAAACTTATTTCTTTATACAAAAGTACGGAATATTAAAGTGATTTGGTTCATCATTTTTATTTTGTTCACTAAGGTGTATTTTTGCATGGGAATTTTTACGAAATTGCCACACGAAACAGAAAACGAAAAATTATATTAATAAGTAAATCAATTATGTCAGCAACAAAATTTGATCTGATTGTCATCGGTAGCGGCCCAGGTGGTTACGTAGCAGCAATCCGTGCTTCTCAACTAGGAATGAAAGTAGCGGTTGTAGAAAAAGCTGAAGTCGGTGGTATCTGTCTTAACTGGGGATGTATCCCTACAAAAGCTCTTTTAAAAAGTGGTCAAGTATTTCAATATATCAACCATGCAAAAGACTTTGGTATTAATGTAGAAGGCGCAGAAGCAGATTTTTCTGCAATGGTTCAAAGAAGCCGTGGTGTAGCTGCAGGAATGAGTAAAGGTGTTGAGTTCTTAATCAAAAAGAACAAGATTGAGAAACTTTTAGGTTTTGGTAAATTAGTAGGTCCTAAGCAAGTTGAAGTAACTGATGCTGAAGGTAATGCTACTGTTTACGATGCTGATAAAATCATCTTAGCTACTGGTGGTAGAGCAAAAGAACTTCCTCATATCAAAATTGATGGTAAAAAAGTAATTGGCTACCGTCAAGCAATGACTCTTGAGAACCAACCTAAGAAAATGGTTGTAATGGGTTCTGGTGCAATTGGTGTAGAATTCGCATACTTCTATAACTCTATTGGTACAGAAGTAACTGTAGTTGAATACTTACCACGTATCGTACCTAACGAAGATGCTGACGTTTCTAAAGAGCTTGAGCGTAACTTCAAAAAACAAGGTATTAAAGTAATGACAAATGCTGCTGTTCAAACTGTGGAAACAGAAGGTGAAGGCTGTGTTGTTAAAATTACTGACAATAAAAAAGGAAAAGAAACTGTAATCGAATGTGATGTTGTTCTTTCTGCTGTAGGTGTTGAAACTAACTTAGAAGGCATTGGTCTTGAAGAAGTTGGTGTTGCACATGACAAAGGTAAAGTTCTAATCAACGATTACTATCAAACTAATATTCCTTCTGTATATGCAATTGGTGATATTGTTAAAGGACCTGCTTTAGCACACGTAGCATCTCATGAAGGTATTATTTGTGTTGAAAAAATGTCAGGTATGTCTCCTGAGCCAATGAACTACAATAACATCCCTGGTTGTACTTATGCATCACCAGAGATTGCTTCTGTAGGTTATACTGAAGAACAAGCTAAAGAAGCAGGTTACGAAATTAAAGTTGGTAAATTCCCATTCTCTGCATCAGGTAAAGCAAGTGCCGCTGGTCATAAAGAAGGCTTTGTTAAAGTTATCTTTGATGCTAAATATGGCGAATGGTTAGGATGTCATATGATTGGTTCTAATGTTACAGAAATGATTGCTGAAGCAGTTGTTGGTCGTAAATTAGAAGTAACTGGTCACGAAATTATTACAGCTGTTCACCCTCACCCAACATTATCTGAAGCGGTAATGGAGGCTGCAGCCTTAGCATATGACGAGTGTATTCACTTGTAAGCAATAATAATTGTAACATATAGATTAGCCTTTACGCAATTGGTGCGTAAAGGCTTTTTTTATATAAAATGCTCATTTAAATTTAGCTAAAAGAAGAATGCTTAATACATACAAAACGAAAAACTCTTTTACGCTTCTATTTATTACATATAAAAAATAATTTTCTTGAACTTAAGTACTGTAATTTAGTTTATGATGGTGTAGAGTAAACCCAAACTATTACCAATCATGAAACATTTTATTACCTTAATTGCTTTTACTTTCCTTTCATTTTCTGGCTTTTCTCAAAATGTAATTGATGTTAATTTCGAAAAATATTGGAATTCTTTTTCTGAATATACGATTCCTGATATTGAAATAATTGAACAAAGAGAAAGAGAAAAATTTGAGATCGCTAAGTTTAGAAACAAAATAAGAGATAGTATTAAAAATGAACTTATTGAGGTATATCAATTAAGTAATGATATACATACCAATTTTGTGA
This region includes:
- the lpdA gene encoding dihydrolipoyl dehydrogenase; this encodes MSATKFDLIVIGSGPGGYVAAIRASQLGMKVAVVEKAEVGGICLNWGCIPTKALLKSGQVFQYINHAKDFGINVEGAEADFSAMVQRSRGVAAGMSKGVEFLIKKNKIEKLLGFGKLVGPKQVEVTDAEGNATVYDADKIILATGGRAKELPHIKIDGKKVIGYRQAMTLENQPKKMVVMGSGAIGVEFAYFYNSIGTEVTVVEYLPRIVPNEDADVSKELERNFKKQGIKVMTNAAVQTVETEGEGCVVKITDNKKGKETVIECDVVLSAVGVETNLEGIGLEEVGVAHDKGKVLINDYYQTNIPSVYAIGDIVKGPALAHVASHEGIICVEKMSGMSPEPMNYNNIPGCTYASPEIASVGYTEEQAKEAGYEIKVGKFPFSASGKASAAGHKEGFVKVIFDAKYGEWLGCHMIGSNVTEMIAEAVVGRKLEVTGHEIITAVHPHPTLSEAVMEAAALAYDECIHL